TAAAATGTTTGTTGAAAATTTCAAACGTTACGAAGATGTAAAAGAGGGCGTTGAGTACGCTAAAGCTGGTCCAAAAGCTTAATTTGCATAGCCTTGCAAAAAATTTTGCAAGGCTAGTTTTTTTAGTTGGCATTTTTGATATTAAAGTATCTTTCTTCTAAATTCCAAGTTCAATTGTTACATTTGTAAATTTATTCTAGTAAGTAACAAAATATTAGATATTGCCAAATATATGAGTTGCTAATAAAATTTTCCTATTACACTTAGCCTAGTTTTTTCTGTGCTTGAACCAAGTATCAAATATCATTTATTGTGCTACTGTTTTCTAAAAATTTTTATAGGTTTGAGGAGGAGATAGATTGCATAAATTTAGGGTAAAAAGAAAAAATAAGGGCAAAGTTGCCCTTATAGTTATAAATGTATATTATGAGTGAAAGTGAAATTCTTCTGGATGATCTAGCGCATATCTAAATTTATCCATATCGACTTTTTTATCCCAGATAGAAACTATCATGCAGCCAACCGCGTTACCGCAGAGATTACCAACTGCACGCATCTCTGACATAAATTTATCAACGCCAAGTAGTACGGCCACGGTTACGACTGGTATGCCAGTGCTTGGGAGTGCGCTTAGTGTGCCTGCAAGGACGACAAAACCAGATCCCGTAACGCCAACAGCGCCTTTACTTGTGATCATTAGTACGATTAGTATACTTATTAGATGCTCAAAACTTAGTGGGATGTTAAATGCTTGAGCTAGGAAAATAACACTTAGACTTAGATAGATGTTGGTGCAGTCAAGGTTAAATGAGTAGCCAGTCGGGATAATAAGTCCAACTGCGCCTCTATTTATACCAGCTGATTCTAGCTTTTGCATAAGTGGCGCAAGAGCTGTTTCGCTCGAGCTTGTCGCAAAGACTACCAATACCTCTTTTGAAATAAAACGCATAAATTTAAAGACATTGATTTTTGCAAAATAGCAAATAATGCCAAGCACGACAAAGATAAAAAAGCAGCTCGCAAGTGCCATAACAACCAAAAGCTCCATCATGCCAAGAAGCGTTCCGATACCAAATTTGCCGATTAGATAAGCCATAGCTGAAAATGCAGCCACTGGGCTAAAGAGCATAAGCCAACTAAGAAGTTTTAAGACATAGTGCTGGATAAATTCAAGTGGCTTTAGGCAAGCTTGTTTTTTATCATGAGCTAGCAGCGAAAGCACGATGGCAACGATAATAGCCATAAAAAGTACTTGAAGTGTGTTTGATTTTATAAATGGATCAAGTATATGCACGTATGGGAAAATGTCATCTACTGGCACTGCACCTCTTAAAAGATGAAGTGTATGTGCTACAAACCCACTATTTGCGTCCATATTTGCAGCTTGAGATGTAAATTTAGCTACGCTTGAGGCATCAAGCTGAGTATAGTCAAGATTCATACCATGTCCTGGACGAAGTGTCTCGCCAAAGATGATACCGACAGCAAGTGCAAGTGTGCTAACTATCTCAAAATAGATAAATGCCTTTAATCCAATAGACCCAAGATCTTTTAAACTCTCAAGCCCAACGATACCTGAAACGATCGTTAAAAAGATAATAGGGCCGATTAAAATTTTAAGTGCTTTTATAAAATAATCAATGCCTGGCTTGCTTGCTATACCAAGCTCAGGTGCGACCATGCCAACGATAACGCCACCAACAATACCGATCACAACCCAAAAGGCAAGATTGGTAAATAATCTTACAGCAAGATTTCCTTGCTTTTTAGTATTATTCATAAATTTCCCCTTTACAGGCTTTCTCTGATCTTAGCAGAGATGATCTTATCGCCTTGTCTTATAGCGTCAAGCACCTTTAGGCTCTCTTCATCAACGCATTTTCCAAAGACTGTATGTACGCCATCAAGATGAGGTTGTTTGCTATGACAGATGAAAAACTGTGATCCGCCAGTATCACGCCCCGCGTGAGCCATGCTTAGGCTACCGCGCTCGTGTTTTACCTTTTGGTTGTCGCATTCGCATTTTATTCTCCAGCCAGGACCGCCTGTACCTGTGCCATTTGGACAACCGCCTTGGATGACAAAATTTGGTATAACTCTGTGAAAATTTAGACCATTATAAAAGCCTGATTTTATCAAATGGATAAAATTTGCGACAGCTTGTGGAGCTTCCTCGGCAAAAAGTTCAAGTCTGATCTCGCCTTTGTCTGTCTCTAAAACTACAAATTTATCTTTTTTAAGCTCGTCTAAATTTATATCATAAACTTTTAATTCATCAAAACGCATGTATTTCCCTTTTATTCGATATTTGTATAAACTGCTTGAACATCATCATCATCTTCTAGCTTATCAAGAAGTCTCTCAACCTCAAGCATTTGCTCTTCGCTTAGATTCACGGTTTGATTTGGTAAGTATTGAAGTGAAGCTTTTTTAACCACTAAATTTAGCTTTTCGATACCTTCATGAAGTGTGCCAAAATTTGCATAATCACCGTATACAAATAGCGTCTCATCGTCAGCCTCGATATCGCTTAGACCATAATCTATCAGCTCAAGCTCGATCTCTTCAATGTCTACGCTTGGTTTTTCAAGCTCAAAAACGCTCTTTCTTGTAAACATAAAGCTAAGGCTGCCACTTGGTAAAATTTCTCCACCATTTTTGCTAAATATCGCTTTAACATTGGCAACCGTTCTTGTTGGATTGTCGGTCGCACACTCAACGATAATTTGCACGCCGTGAGCTGCTTTGCCGTCATAAAAAATAGTCTTAATATCGGCGCTATCTTTGCCATTTGCTCTTTTTATAGCTGCATCGATGTTATCTTTTGGCATATTTTCAGCTTTTGCCGCTGCGATAGCTGCGCGAAGTTTAGGGTTCATATCCGGATCACATCCGCCATCTTTTGCCGCTACTGTTATAGCCTTTGCAAGTTTTGGAAATACCTTGCTCATCTTATCCCATCTAGCTTCTTTTGCCGCTCTTCGGTACTCAAATGCTCGTCCCATAAATATCCTTAAATAAATTTTTTACGGATTATAACTAAAAAAATTTTATACTTTTTTAAAACATTTTTAGTTTGCCTATTGGGGATTATTTATTTGTAAATCGCAGGTTGATATTTGGTAAAAATTTAAGCTAGAGTTTTATAATGACGCACATGATACAAAATGCTCAAAAACAAGATGCAAAAAGATGCATAAAGCTACTAAATCTAGCAATGGAGGATATCGCCTACAAGCTAAGTGGCTACGATGATCCTATTAAAAGTGATGAAATTTTAGAAATTTTTTTCAAAAGTGAGACAAATAGACTTAGCTATAAAAATGTCTTTGTTTATAAATATAATGAGGAAATTATCGCTGCGATGTGTGCTTACTTTGGTGGCGATGCGGCAATGCTTGATAGAGAAATTTCACAACATTTAGTGGCTCTTGGCAAAGACGCTCAAGTAGAAAAAGAGTGTTTTGATGATGAGTTTTATATAGATAGTATCGCTGTTGATGAAAATTTTAGAGGCCAAGGGCTTGCAAAAGAGCTTATAAGGCATTCATTTGTCAAGGCAAAAGAGCTAGGGCATAAAAAGGTTTCATTAATAGTAGATACAAACAAGCCAAAAGTTCGTAAATTTTACGAGAGTTTGGGCTTTAAATTTAATGTTAAGAAAATTGTAAATTTACATGAATACGACCATATGATAAAGGAGATAATATGAAAACATTTGAAGCAAACAATATCCACTGCCAAAACTGCGCAAACACTATAAAAAACGCACTTGAAGATTACTTTGGCGAGATAAAAGTTGATCTTAGCAAAGAGCCAAGACAAGTTAGTCTTGATATAAAAGATAGCGATGTTGAGAAATTTAAGTCTGAAATGGCTGATTTGGGATTTGATATAATAAAAGAGCTCTGATATGTCTTTAAAAGTCAAGCTAAATATAGCGGGAATGAGCTGCGTAAACTGCTCAAATGCTATCGAAAAGGTTTCAAAAAAGATAGATGGAGTACTTGAAGCAAATGTAAATTTTGCAAACGCAAGCGGCGAGTTTGTCCTAAAAGACGCGAGTGTGCGTGAAATTTTAGAGCAAAAGATAAAGAAGCTTGGCTATTTTGTGGCAACTGATATTGATGAGTTTGAAGCAAAAAGAAAAGCTCACATTAGAAATATTAGAAATAAATTTATATTTGCATTTATCGCAAGTATCGTAATAATGGCACTTGAGATGTTTGCACCTCACAGCATGCTAGTAAATTTAGCTATGCTAGCTTTGGCATTTTTAGTTCTTATTTTTAGCGGCAAAGGCTTTTTTACTCATGCCTACGAAGCGGTAAAAAATAGAAATTACGATATGAATGTGCTTGTCGCTCTTGGAAGTGGTAGTGCGTTTTTATACTCGCTTTTTGTAGTGCTTTTTGAAAAATTTCTACCAAATGATCTAAAAAATATCTATGTTTCAGGCGTAGCGATGATAATAGCTTTTGTGCTTCTTGGCAAGTATCTTGAAGAGCGTTCAAAGGCAAAAGCAGGGGATTATCTAAAGAGACTACTTAAAATTTCTCCAAAAACTGCATTTTTACTTATGCCAGATGGAAGAAGCAAAGAAGTACCAGTAAATGAGCTAAAAATAGGAGATATCGTCGTTGTAAAGAATGGCTACAATGTTCCATGTGACGGTGTGATAGTCCAAGGCGGAGCTGAAATCGATGCTTCGATGCTAACGGGCGAGAGCCTGCCAGTTTATAAAGAAGTGGGCGACAATGTATTTGCAGGTACATTAAATACAAATGGCTATATAAGTGTCAAGATGGCAAAAAGCTCGTTTGAAAGCTTGCTATCTCAAATTTTAAGCTTACTAAATGATGCTAGTACGAAAAAGATGCCAATAGGCAGGCTCGCTGATAAGATAGCAAATATCTTTGTGCCAAGCGTGGTAGCGATATCGGTGCTTACGTTTTTGGCTTGGATCATTTTTGATGGAAATTTTGCTTATGCGATCTCTTGTGCGATCTGCGTTTTAATAATCTCATGCCCATGCGCTCTTGGACTTGCTACGCCAATAGCAATAGTAAGCTCGCTTGCACGTGGTGCAAAAGCTGGAATTTTAGTAAAAAATCCAGAAGTTTTAGAGCTAATAAAAGATGCTAAATTTGTAGCATTTGACAAAACTGGCACACTTAGTAAAGGGCAAATCAGCGTCAAAAGCTCAAATTTAAGCGAGCAAGATTTAGCTCTTATCGCTTCTGCTGAAAATTTAAGTGAGCATCTCATCTCAAAAGCTATCGTTAGATATGCAAAACAAAAATGTATAGATTTACAAAAGCTAAATGGTAAATTTCAAAATATTGTCGGGCAAGGCATCATCTATGAGGATGAGAATAATCAGATAATAATCGGAAACGAAAAGCTGCTTTTGGCAAATGAAGTGAGTTTAAATCCGGATGAAAGTAAAGCTATAAAAGGGGCTACAAATGATGGAAGTGGCATCATACTTTGTGCTATAAATAAAAAATTTGTTGGTTTTTTAACGCTTAGTGATGAGCTAAAAGACGAAGCAAGCGATGTTATAAACGAGCTTAGTAGTCTAAATTTACAAAGTGTGATCCTCTCAGGCGATGACAAGAAAGTAGTTGCAAGTATCGCCAAGAAGCTAAATGTAAGCAAATATCACGCAAATATGTTGCCTGAAGATAAATTTAATGAGATAAAAGAGCTTGCAAGCCACGGTGGCGTTATCTTTGTTGGAGATGGCGTAAATGACTCACCATCACTTAAAGAAGCAAGTGTTGGTATCGCTATGAACTCAGGCTCAGATATAGCAAAAGGTGCTGGAGATATCGTGCTTGTTAAAAATGATTTGCATGGTGTGACAGGACTGGTTAGACTGGCAAATGCTACTATAGCAAACATAAAAGAAAATTTGTTTTGGGCGTTTATGTATAACGCTATTTGCATCCCAGTTGCTGCTGGTGTGTTTTATCCAGTCTTTGGACTACTTTTAAATCCAGTTTATGGCTCAATGGCGATGTGTTTTAGCTCAGTCACAGTGGTTTTAAACGCACTTAGACTTAGATATCTACGACTTAAGGATTAAAATTTGAAACTTGGAGAACTTTATAGTGTTGTAGCGGCTGCACTTGCTACAAATTTTAGTGGCATTTTAGATGTTTCATCTTTTATGCGTATCAAAAAGACAAATGCGTGGATAACGCAGACAAATAGCGAAGCAAATAAAAAAGGTAACGAGCTTTATGCCAAATTTATCAAAGATGAAAGTAGTGCGGCTTTATGTGATGATTTTGTCATTTTAAAGTCAAAATTTGAGGCAAGTTACTATTTTTCTTCTGCAAAAGATGATCTAGCTCAATTTTATAAAGCTATAAATTTTCAGCCAAAAATTGGCGAGGTTGATAGCATCTCAAATCAGCTAATTTTAATAGCAAATATTTTAAAAAGTGAAGCATCTAAGGAGTCTATGAAGCTTCTTGCAGCTTTTAGTGTCTCATTTTTCTTGCCTTATGCTAAACAGCTTTCAAAAGATATCCAAAAAGACGCAACTAGCAATTTTTATAAATCAATGGGATATTTTTTAGAGGATTTTTGCTTAGTTCTAGAAACTATTATTGGTAAGGCTTAGTTTTAAGCCTGTGCCATCTCTATCATTTGAGTTTTAATACTTAAAATGTTATTTTGAATGGTTGACTGCTCTAAATTTAAGTAATGAAGCATTTGCATAGAATTACGATCTTTTAGGCTTTGGATGCTTGAAATTTGATGTGAGATATCTAGCTTTTGATCTTGTAATTTTTCTAAGTCTTTTTGTAACTGTGTGGCACTCGCCTTATTAATAATTATAGAGGAAATTTTAGCATCTTCTCTTTGTTCTACATGTACTTCATTGCTTCTAACAATATTTTTCTTGTCATAGCCAGAAGATACTAGCATGCTTGTTTTTGAGCTATTTGAAGAGATAGATGTATAGCCATCATGATAGAAAATATTTGAGTTCATGTTCGCATCTATTTGCATATCATCCTTCCTCTTATAGATTATTTTTATTTTAAACTATATTCAATAGAAAATTAAAATAGTTTTTAAAAAGTTATATTTTGAATTATATTTCTATATCCTTAAAGATAAATTATATTTATAACTTTTTTGCAACTTTATAGTTAAAATACCCAGTTAAGTGCTATTTTGTTAAAATCACGCAAAACTAATCAAAGGTAAAGCTATGAAAAAAGATGAAAACGCACATAAAAAGATGTGGGAGGGTAGATTTAGCGAGGCTAGCTCGAAGCTGCTTGAGGAATTTAATGCCTCTATAAATTTTGATAAAAATCTTTTTGAAGAAGATATTGCCGGTAGCAAGGCTCACGCAAAGATGCTTGGGGTTTGCGGAATTTTGAAAAAAGATGAGTCAGAGGCAATCATAAGGGGGCTTGATGAGGTTTTATCTGAGATAAGAGCAGGTAAATTTGAGTTTAAGTTAGAAGATGAAGATATACATATGGCAGTTGAGAAGCGCCTTAGCCAGATCATCGGAGCTGAGCTTGGTGGTAGATTGCACACAGCTAGAAGCAGAAACGACCAAGTTGCGCTTGATTTTAAATTTTACGTTTTGAAGAAAAATTTAGAAATTTCTTCATGTATAAAAGAGCTCATCGCCACGCTTACAAATTTGGCAAAAAACCACAAAGATACGCTAATGCCAGGCTACACACATCTTCAACACGCTCAGCCAGTAAGCCTTAGCTATCACTTGCTAGCATATGCATTTATGTTTAAAAGAGATTTCGAGCGTTTTGTTGGCTCATATGAGCGAAACAACCTAAGTCCGCTTGGTTCAGCAGCCCTTGCAGGCACTCCTCATAAGATAGATAGAACTATCGTTGCAAGTGAGCTTGGCTTTGCAGGTTGCACGCAAAATGCGATGGATAGCGTGAGCGACCGTGATTTTGCGCTGGAAATTTTATTTAACATTAGCGTTTTTATGACGCACGCTTCTAGGCTTTGCGAGGAGCTCATACTTTGGAGCTCGCAAGAATTTGGCTTTGTAAGCATCAGTGACGCTTATAGTACAGGAAGCTCTATCATGCCACAGAAGAAAAACCCTGATGTAGCCGAACTCATACGCGGTAAAACTGGACGTGTAAATGGAAATTTAGTAGCGCTACTAACTACGATGAAGGGTCTGCCGCTTGCTTATAATAAAGATATGCAAGAAGATAAAGAGGGTGTGTTTGACAGCGTCTCAACCATTTTAAGCTCGGCTACCATCCTAAATGAGATGATAAAAACGGCTAAATTTAATGAAAAAAACATGTTAAAAGCGACAAAAACTGGACATCTAAGTGCCACTGATTTGGCGGATTATTTAGTGCGTGAAAAAAATATTCCATTTAGAACGGCGCATTTTATCACAGGCAAAGCTGTCGCAAAGGCTGAAAACTTGGGACTTGATTTAAGTGAATTAAACGAAGAGCAGCTAAAAAGTGTGGATGAAAATTTAGATGCAAATGCTATTAAATTTTTAGATCTTTATGCTTCCAAAGAGGCACGCACTTCAAAAGGCGGCACGGCAAATAAAAGCGTTGATGAGCAGATAGAAATTTTAGATTACTGGCTCTAAGAAAAAAGAGTTATAATTACGCAAAATCTACAAATTTTAAAGGATGAAAAATGTTTTTTGATGGCAAAAATAAAGAGCTTTCTAGTAAAAACGAAGCTTTAGAGAGAGAAAATGAA
This genomic interval from Campylobacter concisus contains the following:
- a CDS encoding cation:dicarboxylate symporter family transporter — its product is MNNTKKQGNLAVRLFTNLAFWVVIGIVGGVIVGMVAPELGIASKPGIDYFIKALKILIGPIIFLTIVSGIVGLESLKDLGSIGLKAFIYFEIVSTLALAVGIIFGETLRPGHGMNLDYTQLDASSVAKFTSQAANMDANSGFVAHTLHLLRGAVPVDDIFPYVHILDPFIKSNTLQVLFMAIIVAIVLSLLAHDKKQACLKPLEFIQHYVLKLLSWLMLFSPVAAFSAMAYLIGKFGIGTLLGMMELLVVMALASCFFIFVVLGIICYFAKINVFKFMRFISKEVLVVFATSSSETALAPLMQKLESAGINRGAVGLIIPTGYSFNLDCTNIYLSLSVIFLAQAFNIPLSFEHLISILIVLMITSKGAVGVTGSGFVVLAGTLSALPSTGIPVVTVAVLLGVDKFMSEMRAVGNLCGNAVGCMIVSIWDKKVDMDKFRYALDHPEEFHFHS
- a CDS encoding peptidylprolyl isomerase; this translates as MRFDELKVYDINLDELKKDKFVVLETDKGEIRLELFAEEAPQAVANFIHLIKSGFYNGLNFHRVIPNFVIQGGCPNGTGTGGPGWRIKCECDNQKVKHERGSLSMAHAGRDTGGSQFFICHSKQPHLDGVHTVFGKCVDEESLKVLDAIRQGDKIISAKIRESL
- a CDS encoding YebC/PmpR family DNA-binding transcriptional regulator, whose amino-acid sequence is MGRAFEYRRAAKEARWDKMSKVFPKLAKAITVAAKDGGCDPDMNPKLRAAIAAAKAENMPKDNIDAAIKRANGKDSADIKTIFYDGKAAHGVQIIVECATDNPTRTVANVKAIFSKNGGEILPSGSLSFMFTRKSVFELEKPSVDIEEIELELIDYGLSDIEADDETLFVYGDYANFGTLHEGIEKLNLVVKKASLQYLPNQTVNLSEEQMLEVERLLDKLEDDDDVQAVYTNIE
- a CDS encoding GNAT family N-acetyltransferase codes for the protein MIQNAQKQDAKRCIKLLNLAMEDIAYKLSGYDDPIKSDEILEIFFKSETNRLSYKNVFVYKYNEEIIAAMCAYFGGDAAMLDREISQHLVALGKDAQVEKECFDDEFYIDSIAVDENFRGQGLAKELIRHSFVKAKELGHKKVSLIVDTNKPKVRKFYESLGFKFNVKKIVNLHEYDHMIKEII
- a CDS encoding heavy-metal-associated domain-containing protein is translated as MKTFEANNIHCQNCANTIKNALEDYFGEIKVDLSKEPRQVSLDIKDSDVEKFKSEMADLGFDIIKEL
- a CDS encoding heavy metal translocating P-type ATPase; amino-acid sequence: MSLKVKLNIAGMSCVNCSNAIEKVSKKIDGVLEANVNFANASGEFVLKDASVREILEQKIKKLGYFVATDIDEFEAKRKAHIRNIRNKFIFAFIASIVIMALEMFAPHSMLVNLAMLALAFLVLIFSGKGFFTHAYEAVKNRNYDMNVLVALGSGSAFLYSLFVVLFEKFLPNDLKNIYVSGVAMIIAFVLLGKYLEERSKAKAGDYLKRLLKISPKTAFLLMPDGRSKEVPVNELKIGDIVVVKNGYNVPCDGVIVQGGAEIDASMLTGESLPVYKEVGDNVFAGTLNTNGYISVKMAKSSFESLLSQILSLLNDASTKKMPIGRLADKIANIFVPSVVAISVLTFLAWIIFDGNFAYAISCAICVLIISCPCALGLATPIAIVSSLARGAKAGILVKNPEVLELIKDAKFVAFDKTGTLSKGQISVKSSNLSEQDLALIASAENLSEHLISKAIVRYAKQKCIDLQKLNGKFQNIVGQGIIYEDENNQIIIGNEKLLLANEVSLNPDESKAIKGATNDGSGIILCAINKKFVGFLTLSDELKDEASDVINELSSLNLQSVILSGDDKKVVASIAKKLNVSKYHANMLPEDKFNEIKELASHGGVIFVGDGVNDSPSLKEASVGIAMNSGSDIAKGAGDIVLVKNDLHGVTGLVRLANATIANIKENLFWAFMYNAICIPVAAGVFYPVFGLLLNPVYGSMAMCFSSVTVVLNALRLRYLRLKD
- a CDS encoding oxidoreductase, with the translated sequence MKLGELYSVVAAALATNFSGILDVSSFMRIKKTNAWITQTNSEANKKGNELYAKFIKDESSAALCDDFVILKSKFEASYYFSSAKDDLAQFYKAINFQPKIGEVDSISNQLILIANILKSEASKESMKLLAAFSVSFFLPYAKQLSKDIQKDATSNFYKSMGYFLEDFCLVLETIIGKA
- the argH gene encoding argininosuccinate lyase, with product MKKDENAHKKMWEGRFSEASSKLLEEFNASINFDKNLFEEDIAGSKAHAKMLGVCGILKKDESEAIIRGLDEVLSEIRAGKFEFKLEDEDIHMAVEKRLSQIIGAELGGRLHTARSRNDQVALDFKFYVLKKNLEISSCIKELIATLTNLAKNHKDTLMPGYTHLQHAQPVSLSYHLLAYAFMFKRDFERFVGSYERNNLSPLGSAALAGTPHKIDRTIVASELGFAGCTQNAMDSVSDRDFALEILFNISVFMTHASRLCEELILWSSQEFGFVSISDAYSTGSSIMPQKKNPDVAELIRGKTGRVNGNLVALLTTMKGLPLAYNKDMQEDKEGVFDSVSTILSSATILNEMIKTAKFNEKNMLKATKTGHLSATDLADYLVREKNIPFRTAHFITGKAVAKAENLGLDLSELNEEQLKSVDENLDANAIKFLDLYASKEARTSKGGTANKSVDEQIEILDYWL